In Cryptococcus gattii WM276 chromosome A, complete sequence, one genomic interval encodes:
- a CDS encoding Ribosomal protein L35, putative (Similar to TIGR gene model, INSD accession AAW41280.1), which produces MASSSSKIRAFELQSKSKQDLLEQLTELKTELASLRVQKIAGGSASKLTKINTVRKSIARILTVINQKQRQNLREFYKKSKYLPLDLRYKKTRAIRRRLTTKESSAITEKQHKKNIHFPKRKIALKA; this is translated from the exons ATggcctcttcttcatccaaGATCCGAGCCTTTGAGCTCCAGTCCAA GAGCAAGCAGGACCTTTTGGAGCAGCTTACCGAGCTCAAGACTGAGCTTGCCTCTTTGAGGGTGCAGAAGATCGCCGGTGGCTCTGCTAGCAAGTTGACCAAGAT CAACACTGTCCGCAAGTCTATTGCCCGAATCCTCACTGTCATCAACCAGAAGCAGAGGCAAAACCTTAGGGAGTTCTACAAGAAGTCCAAGT ACCTCCCCCTTGACCTCCGATACAAGAAGACCCGTGCTATCCGACGACGATTGACCACCAAGGAGTCTTCTGCTATCACCGAGAAGCAGCACAAGAAGAACATCCACTTCCCCAAGAGGA AGATCGCCCTCAAGGCTTAA
- a CDS encoding uv excision repair protein rhp23, putative (Similar to TIGR gene model, INSD accession AAW41281.1), translating to MVKITFKTVQNKVADLKKKIQETQTFPVENQKLIYSGKILNDASSVESLKIKEKDFLVVMVSRPKATPAATPAAPATPAAPSTPAPAPAPAPAASEQASVANPAVPAPSAPAAESAPAPAVAAEPAQSSAVESGLGGSFVTGPALQAAIDGMVEMGFERDQVIRALRASFNNPDRAVEYLMSGNIPSVEGTAPAAPAPAPAAPSAPSAAAAPAQPAAPSEPAAQPAASAPPAATGGSADNLFAAAEAAMNRDRGVPAAAGAPGLPGAGAGMPGGMGGGDQLSAIRQMVQQNPAMIQPLLQQIATEHPELAQLIAQNPEALYELLGGGGGEGDDDDEFGEGPVMRVNLTQEEAAAVERLEALGFDRQTVLQAYMLCDKNEELAANFLFENMEEDQ from the exons ATGGTCAAGATAACATTCAAGACTGTCCAGAACAAG GTTGCCgatttgaagaagaagatccAGGAGACCCAGACTTTCCCCGTTGAGAACCAGAAGCTCATCTACTCTG GAAAGATCCTTAACGATGCGTCTTCCGTTGAGTCGCTCAAgatcaaggagaaggacTTTTTGGTGGTGATGGTTTCTAGG CCCAAGGCTACACCTGCGGCCACTCCTGCTGCTCCTGCTACTCCCGCTGCACCCTCCACccctgctcctgctcccGCCCCCGCTCCCGCTGCTTCTGAACAAGCATCTGTTGCTAATCCTGCCGTTCCCGCCCCCTCTGCTCCTGCTGCCGAATCagctcctgctcctgctgTTGCCGCTGAGCCTGCTCAGTCATCTGCTGTCGAGTCTGGATTAGGTGGCTCTTTTG TTACTGGACCCGCCTTGCAAGCTGCCATTGATGGTATGGTTGAGATGGGCTTTGAGCGTGATCAGGTTATTCGGGCTTTGAGAGCAAGCTTTAACAACCCTGATCGGGCTGTAGAGTACCTCATGAGC GGCAACATTCCTTCTGTTGAAGGTACCGCTCCTGCTGCCCCCGCCCCTGCCCCTGCAGCTCCCTCAGCTCCCTCTGCAGCCGCTGCCCCTGCCCAACCAGCCGCTCCTTCCGAACCAGCTGCTCAGCCCGCTGCTAGCGCTCCTCCCGCCGCCACCGGCGGAAGTGCTGACAACCTCTTTGCGGCCGCAGAGGCTGCCATGAACCGTGATCGAGGAGTCcccgctgctgctggtgcCCCTGGTCTTCCTGGAGCTGGTGCCGGTATGCCCGGTGGTATGGGCGGTGGCGACCAGCTTAGCGCTATCCGTCAGATGGTCCAACAAAACCCTGCCATGATCCAGCCCCTTCTTCAGCAAATCGCCACTGAACATCCAGAACTTGCTCAACTCATCGCCCAAAACCCTGAAGCCTTGTACGAGCTTCTcggtggcggtggtggtgaaggtgatgatgacgatgagtTTGGAGAAGGGCCGGTAATGAGGGTGAACTTGACACAAGAAGaggctgctgctgttgaGAGA CTCGAAGCACTTGGGTTCGACCGTCAAACAGTTCTTCAAGCGTACATGCTTTGCGACAAGAATGAGGAATTGGCGGCCAACTTTTTGTTTGAGAACATGGAGGAGGACCAATAA
- a CDS encoding Hypothetical Protein (Similar to TIGR gene model, INSD accession AAW41282.1), with amino-acid sequence MPLRRSRPTHGAVPNDDILTLSLPEVKERLARNKALLNSPLFAQPTSPSASGSTSKVQEAGQESSDPVREKLVKAREALLMREQELMLQNMNIGASSSPEASNAAGDKKGKGRESMGGVSGKQRVLESIRAGEGALAKNGLVLPMDQTLSLGQRDYINSTTNALSSLTLDHHTRSSSPKPRNSTRTNGVPRSRPSRSQLLASGNDSGSIGGFGGDEVARAERLARLSAFMSYKGSDDEWSDSDEEEDEGYYDYPEDGQGEMVFETMDDNQIGYKPNGMPLRRKNATGEEVDEYGMEDDDFAEGNSDYENGAGDEPTSGAPGR; translated from the exons ATGCCCCTCCGCCGTTCACGTCCGACCCACGGTGCCGTACCGAACGACGATATCCTCACCCTCTCATTACCCGAGGTCAAGGAACGTTTGGCTCGAAATAAGGCTCTGCTAAATTCACCTCTGTTTGCTCAGCCGACTTCCCCGTCTGCCTCTGGATCAACATCTAAAGTACAGGAAGCGGGCCAAGAGTCAAGTGATCCGGTCAGAGAAAAGCTTGTGAAAGCTCGTGAAGCGCTCTTGATGAGGGAACAAGAATTAATGCTGCAGAACATGAATATCGGcgcttcatcttctcctgAAGCTAGCAATGCAGCTGGAGATaagaagggaaaaggaagagagtCAATGGGCGGCGTAAGTGGAAAACAGAGGGTGTTGGAGAGTATAAGAGCTGGTGAGGGGGCTTTAGCTAAGAACGGATTAGTCTT GCCAATGGATCAGACCCTCTCTCTCGGTCAAAGAGATTATATAAACTCCACCACCAATgctctctcttctcttaCCCTCGATCATCATACCcgatcatcatcaccaaAACCGAGAAATTCCACCCGAACAAATGGCGTGCCGAGATCAAGACCATCAAGAAGCCAGCTGTTGGCCAGTGGTAATGATAGCGGTAGTATCGGTGGTTTTGGAGGGGACGAAGTTGCCCGGGCAGAGCGGTTAGCCAGGCTCAGCGCGTTTATGAGTTATAAAGGCTCTGATGACGAATGGTCTGATTcggatgaagaagaagatgaaggatATTACGATTATCCAGAGGACGGACAGGGAGAAATGGTATTCGAAACGATGGACGACAATCAAATTGGCTATAAACCGAATGGGATGCCGCTACGAAGGAAGAATGCTACCGGGGAAGAGGTGGACGAGTATGGgatggaggatgatgaCTTTGCGGAAGGTAATAGTGATTATGAGAATGGGGCTGGGGATGAGCCAACAAGTGGAGCGCCAGGCAGATAG
- a CDS encoding d-3-phosphoglycerate dehydrogenase 2, putative (Similar to TIGR gene model, INSD accession AAW41283.1), producing the protein MSIPIPDKNRRQSVSASDPPDHIPIPANTRGIPVSSFAPHSPPTGTSPRTSSFSFSTSPSTSYLRNASGVFQGIARQLTAFLPPDYPTEEDHEKRQGKTKVLLLENVNLDAAEYLKNQGYEVDHVTRAYTEEELIAKLPNYRAVGIRSKTKITAKVIDANPQLLVIGCFCIGTNQVDLEHAAKRGIAVFNSPFSNSRSVAELVISEIIALSRQIIDRTHEMRAGIWNKLSKNCWEIRGKTLGIVGYGHIGSQLSVLAEAFGMSVIYYDVVPIMPLGSARQVDTLDDLLSRADFVTLHVPEIPDTIGMMGAEQFAQMKKGAFFINNARGKVVDLSALCDALESNHLAGAAVDVFPKEPGANGPGFNETLGDFIPRLRKIPNLILTPHIGGSTEEAQRAIGTEVSNALTRYLNYGTTLGAVNFPEVDLRAITAADERHIRVCHVHKNEPGVLKGINNILADHNIEKQFSDSKGDIAYLMADISGVGQEEVEGLYSAIKNTRSNILTRLLY; encoded by the exons ATGTCCATCCCTATCCCAGACAAGAACAGAAGACAGTCCGTCTCCGCCTCCGACCCCCCAGACCA CATCCCCATCCCTGCCAACACTCGCGGCATTCCCGTGTCTTCTTTCGCCCCTCATTCTCCGCCCACTGGCACTTCTCCTCGCACTTCgtccttctctttctctaCCTCCCCTTCAACTAGCTACCTCAGAAATGCCTCTGGTGTCTTCCAGGGTATTGCCCGACAATTAACCgctttccttcctcctgACTATCCCACAGAAGAGGATCACGAGAAGAGGCAGGGCAAGACCAAGGTCTTGCTTTTGGAAAACGTCAACTTGGACGCTGCCGAATACTTAAAGAACCAGGGGTACGAG GTTGACCATGTCACCAGGGCCTACACTGAAGAAGAGCTCATTGCTAAGCTTCCTAATTACCGGGCCGTCGGTATTCGATCAAAAACCAAGATCACTGCTAAGGTGATTGACGCCAACCCCCAACTCTTGGTCATCGGCTGTTTCTGTATCGGTACGAACCAGGTCGATCTTGAGCACGCTGCCAAGCGAGGTATCGCCGTTTTCAactctcccttctccaaTTCCCGATCCGTTGCTGAGCTCGTCATCTCCGAGATCATTGCTCTTTCTAGACAGATCATCGACCGAACCCATGAGATGCGAGCCGGTATCTGGAACAAGCTCTCCAAGAACTGTTGGGAAATTCGAGGCAAGACCCTTGGTATTGTCGGCTACGGTCACATTGGTTCTCAGCTTTCCGTCCTTGCCGAGGCTTTCGGTATGTCTGTCATCTACTACGACGTCGTCCCTATCATGCCTCTCGGTTCAGCTCGCCAGGTCGACACTCTTGATGATCTCCTCTCCAGGGCCGATTTCGTTACCTTGCACGTCCCCGAAATCCCTGACACCATTGGTATGATGGGCGCCGAGCAATTTGCTCaaatgaagaagggtgccttcttcatcaacaACGCCCGAGGCAAGGTTGTCGACCTTTCTGCTCTTTGTGACGCCCTTGAATCCAACCACCTCGCCGGTGCTGCCGTCGACGTCTTCCCCAAGGAGCCCGGAGCCAACGGTCCTGGGTTTAACGAGACTCTCGGTGACTTCATCCCTCGACTCCGAAAGATCCCCAACCTCATCCTCACTCCTCACATCGGTGGTTCCACCGAGGAAGCTCAGCGAGCCATCGGTACCGAAGTTTCCAACGCTCTTACCCGATACCTCAACTATGGTACCACCCTCGGTGCGGTCAACTTCCCCGAAGTCGACTTGCGTGCCATCACTGCTGCCGACGAGAGACATATTAGGGTCTGCCACGTTCATAAGAACGAGCCTGGTGTTTTGAAGGGTATCAACAACATCCTTGCAGACCACAACATCGAGAAGCAATTCTCTGACTCCAAGGGCGATATTGCGTACTTGATGGCTGACATCAGCGGTGTCgggcaagaagaagttgaggGGTTGTATTCGGCGATCAAGAACACTAGGTCAAACATTTTGACAAGGTTGCTTT ATTAA
- a CDS encoding WD repeats containing protein, putative (Similar to TIGR gene model, INSD accession AAW41284.1) produces the protein MEFLPLRTLPAPPRQQSTTNPHSRHFHSFRHPLFIKHPAAITHIHFCPTKPHRYAVTSSTRVLIYAPKTGKVVKTITRFKDTARGGEFRKDGKLVVAGGDDGVVQVFDVNSRAILRTMKEHNQPVRVTHFSPHLPQILSASDDTTVKLWDLSTQACLSTFSPHTDYVRSAIFSASDPSLILSASYDSTIRLHDVRLPEDEANVITMRHGGAPVEDILAFPSGGVAVSVGGPILRVWDLAMAGKCVRALSNHQKTVTSVAFDGTKGRVLTGGLDNMVKVYDVEDWKVVHTMRYPAPVLSLAVSPDDTHIAAGMTDGTLSVRRRDPKASELGASSAQETAIKGGAYEYFADMEAIFGTGHIKAKGKDLGPVVGPADEFRVETRRQKRLRDFDKYLKSFKYSAALDAGLHKNVKPTTSFALIQELVHRDALRIALSGRDDVTLEPILNFLTKNVTDPRFGEMAAQVVGIIIDIYTPILGQSPILDEMLGKIQIRVERELSFQRELMKLRGALDITLSQAVLGRVEA, from the exons ATGGAGTTTCTGCCTCTGCGCACCCTCCCAGCGCCCCCACGGCAACAATCAACAACAAACCCTCACTCTAGACACTTTCATTCTTTTCGCCATCccctcttcatcaaacACCCGGCTGCTATCACCCATATCCATTTTTGCCCAACAAAACCACATCGATATGCTGTAACATCCTCTACAAGAGTGTTGATATACGCACCGAAGACAGGGAAGGTAGTTAAGACTATCACTAGGTTCAAGGATACCGCCCGAGGTGGAGAGTTTAGGAAAGATGGCAAATTAGTAGTTGCTGGTGGAGACGATGGCGTTGTCCAGGTGTTCGACGTGAACAGTCGAGCAATTTTAAGAACTATGAAGGAACACAATCA ACCCGTCCGGGTCACCCACTTCTCCCCACACCTCCCCCAAATCCTCTCCGCTTCCGATGATACAACTGTAAAACTTTGGGACTTATCCACACAAGCATGCCTTTCCACCTTTTCGCCCCACACCGACTACGTTAGATCAGCAATCTTCTCGGCTTCCGACCCTTCCCTGATACTCTCTGCATCTTACGATTCGACAATTCGGCTACACGACGTCCGACTGCCAGAAGACGAGGCTAATGTCATTACTATGCGACATGGTGGTGCACCCGTGGAGGATATCCTAGCATTTCCAAGTGGAGGTGTGGCTGTCAGTGTTGGCGGACCTATATTGAGGGTTTGGGATCTTGCAATGGCAGGCAAGTGTGTGCGAGCATTATCCAACCACCAAAAGACGGTCACCTCGGTTGCGTTTGATGGTACAAAGGGACGAGTCTTGACCGGCGGTCTTGACAACATGGTCAAGGTCTACGATGTTGAAGACTGGAAGGTTGTCCATACCATGCGTTATCCTGCCCCCGTTTTGTCTCTTGCCGTTTCTCCTGACGACACCCACATTGCAGCTGGTATGACTGACGGCACCCTTTCCGTCCGTCGGCGAGACCCTAAGGCTTCCGAGCTCGGTGCGTCTTCAGCGCAGGAAACAGCTATCAAGGGTGGAGCATATGAATACTTTGCAGATATGGAGGCGATCTTCGGGACTGGGCATATCAAGGCGAAAGGGAAGGATTTGGGACCTGTGGTTGGGCCGGCGGACGAGTTTAGGGTTGAGACAAGACGGCAAAAGAGGCTGAGAGATTTCGACAAGTATTTGAAGTCATTCAAGTACTCTGCCGCTCTTGATGCGGGATTACACAAGAATGTCAAGCCTACCACCTCATTTGCTTTGATCCAGGAGTTGGTTCACCGTGATGCTCTTCGGATAGCCCTCTCGGGGCGAGACGATGTTACACTTGAACCGATTCTCAACTTTTTGACGAAGAACGTCACAGACCCTCGATTTGGCGAGATGGCGGCGCAGGTCGTCGGTATCATCATCG ATATCTACACACCAATCCTCGGCCAATCGCCTATTCTCGATGAAATGCTCGGCAAGATTCAGATACGGGTTGAGAGGGAATTGAGTTTCCAGAGAGAGTTGATGAAGTTGAGAGGAGCGTTGGACATCACATTGTCACAGGCCGTTTTAGGCAGAGTCGAGGCTTAG